A stretch of Flavobacterium sp. N1994 DNA encodes these proteins:
- a CDS encoding carbon-nitrogen hydrolase family protein: MEFKKFKAAAVQTSPVFLNVEKTIEKAISFVKEATANGARLVAFPEVFVAGYPYWNWIMTPVQGSKWYEQLYKSSVKVDDEVMQPLFQAAKNYNCHIVIGINERGDSYGEIYNTNLIIDNNGKLIGKHRKLVPTWAEKLTWTSGDGSSLKVYNTEIGPIGTLACGENTNTLARFTLLSQGELIHIANYISLPVAPPDYDMAEAIKIRAAAHSFEGKLFTIVSCSTISKEIMEALKPDVPNVEELLTRKNSAFSGIIGPNGAVVGKPLIDDEGIVYADIDLEKCIQPKQMHDILGHYNRFDIFDLRVNTAPTRKITFIDNHEEFNKK, translated from the coding sequence ATGGAATTCAAAAAATTCAAAGCTGCGGCAGTCCAAACTTCTCCTGTTTTTCTAAATGTAGAAAAGACAATAGAAAAAGCCATTTCTTTTGTAAAAGAAGCCACTGCTAACGGAGCCCGTTTAGTAGCTTTTCCAGAAGTATTTGTAGCAGGTTATCCTTATTGGAACTGGATTATGACGCCAGTTCAAGGAAGTAAATGGTATGAGCAATTATACAAATCATCCGTAAAAGTAGATGACGAAGTGATGCAACCTCTTTTTCAGGCAGCGAAGAACTACAATTGCCATATTGTTATCGGAATCAACGAACGCGGTGATAGTTATGGCGAAATTTACAACACTAATCTAATCATTGACAATAACGGAAAACTAATCGGCAAACACCGAAAATTGGTGCCAACTTGGGCTGAAAAACTCACATGGACTTCAGGTGATGGTTCTTCGTTAAAAGTGTACAACACAGAAATTGGTCCAATCGGAACTTTAGCTTGTGGCGAAAACACTAATACTTTAGCTCGTTTTACATTATTATCTCAAGGCGAATTAATTCATATTGCCAATTATATTTCGTTACCTGTCGCTCCACCAGATTATGATATGGCCGAAGCAATAAAAATCAGAGCAGCCGCACATTCCTTTGAAGGAAAACTGTTTACCATCGTTTCGTGCTCAACAATATCCAAAGAAATAATGGAAGCTTTAAAACCAGATGTTCCTAATGTAGAAGAATTGCTTACTCGAAAAAACTCTGCTTTCTCTGGAATTATTGGCCCTAATGGTGCTGTAGTGGGTAAACCCCTAATTGACGACGAAGGAATTGTTTATGCTGATATCGATTTAGAAAAATGCATCCAACCCAAACAAATGCACGACATCCTTGGACATTACAACCGTTTTGATATTTTTGATTTGAGAGTAAATACTGCTCCAACTAGAAAGATTACTTTTATAGACAATCACGAAGAATTTAATAAAAAATAA
- a CDS encoding acyl-CoA thioesterase: MNQPFTKQEKIRFKHIDYAGIVFYPRFLEMLNDLVEDWFEEALDRPFSKIHETNGIPTVDLKVQFKKAARLGEVLTKKLWVITLGGASVTCGFRFEDEQGKTCLEGEVTLVNVAIAEDRNTIKSQAFNEDMKEKIAKFVIHNS, translated from the coding sequence ATGAACCAACCTTTCACAAAACAAGAAAAAATCCGTTTTAAACATATTGATTACGCTGGTATAGTGTTCTATCCGCGTTTTCTGGAAATGCTAAACGATTTGGTCGAAGATTGGTTTGAAGAAGCCTTAGACAGACCTTTCTCAAAAATCCATGAAACCAACGGAATTCCAACAGTAGATTTGAAAGTGCAATTCAAAAAAGCAGCGCGTTTAGGAGAAGTTTTAACCAAAAAACTTTGGGTTATCACTCTTGGCGGAGCTTCTGTAACTTGTGGTTTTCGCTTTGAAGATGAACAAGGAAAAACCTGTTTAGAAGGGGAAGTAACCTTGGTTAACGTTGCTATTGCTGAAGACAGAAATACTATTAAATCTCAAGCTTTCAATGAGGATATGAAAGAAAAAATAGCAAAATTCGTAATTCATAATTCATAA
- a CDS encoding T9SS type A sorting domain-containing protein: MKKLIFLFFAINCFSQAPTIQWQKTYGGSEYDMAYTIKPTFDGGYIAAGVTSSIDGDVVSLHGNGEGWIVKVNNVGAIEWQKAIGGTNMDEVNSIWQTTDGGYIATGYSSSNNGDITLNQGYEDLFVARLSATGSLLWMKTYGGSGWDEGTGIQQCTDGGFIVCGTTTSSNGNVSFNHGSDDFWLLKLNTDGNIQWEKTYGGTNSDNAFSLVQTKDGGYAITGYTYSMNGDVTGNLNCAFWIVKTNGAGTLQWQKAVGSYSSISSYCIKQTIDDGFIIAGDSSGVGGAVTVSYGNDDYWVVKLSAAGTLQWQKSLGGTYRDIAYGIDQTSDGGYIVSGRSESTDYDVLGNHGYDDYWIVKLNPTGAILWQKSLGGTSNDEGREIHQTLDGGFIIAGRTSTATGDVTSVNGGGDFWIVKLNPDPLNTINFEKRNLTVYPNPTSSHIQLQLPEEVEIIKISVTDVLGKKVLEQFGNMTNLNIDSLSSGTYIIQVFSSETTYHCKFIKE; encoded by the coding sequence ATGAAAAAACTAATATTCTTATTTTTTGCAATAAATTGCTTTTCTCAAGCTCCTACTATTCAATGGCAAAAAACCTATGGTGGCAGTGAATATGACATGGCCTATACAATTAAGCCAACTTTTGACGGGGGCTACATTGCCGCAGGAGTCACCTCTTCAATTGATGGTGATGTTGTCAGTTTGCACGGAAATGGTGAAGGTTGGATTGTAAAGGTAAATAATGTCGGTGCAATCGAATGGCAAAAAGCCATTGGAGGAACAAACATGGATGAAGTTAATAGTATTTGGCAAACCACAGACGGTGGTTATATTGCCACGGGATATAGCTCTTCAAACAATGGTGACATTACACTTAATCAGGGATATGAAGATCTTTTTGTAGCTCGGCTTTCTGCAACCGGAAGTTTACTTTGGATGAAAACCTATGGTGGTTCGGGTTGGGATGAAGGTACCGGCATTCAACAATGTACCGACGGAGGATTTATAGTCTGCGGCACAACCACCTCTTCTAATGGAAATGTTTCTTTTAATCATGGCTCTGATGACTTTTGGTTGCTAAAATTAAATACGGACGGAAACATTCAATGGGAAAAAACCTATGGAGGCACAAACAGTGATAATGCCTTTAGTCTCGTACAAACCAAAGACGGTGGTTATGCCATTACCGGCTATACCTATTCAATGAATGGCGATGTAACAGGAAATCTTAATTGTGCTTTCTGGATTGTAAAAACAAACGGGGCTGGCACTTTACAATGGCAAAAAGCAGTAGGAAGCTACAGCAGTATTTCATCATATTGTATCAAACAAACTATAGATGACGGATTTATTATTGCAGGTGATTCTTCCGGTGTTGGTGGTGCTGTCACGGTAAGTTATGGCAATGATGACTATTGGGTTGTAAAACTTTCAGCAGCTGGAACTTTACAATGGCAAAAATCGCTTGGTGGCACCTACAGGGATATTGCCTACGGTATTGATCAAACTTCCGATGGTGGCTATATAGTCTCTGGGCGTTCAGAATCAACTGATTATGATGTGTTAGGAAATCACGGTTACGATGATTATTGGATAGTAAAACTAAATCCAACAGGTGCTATCTTGTGGCAAAAATCGTTGGGCGGCACTTCTAATGATGAAGGACGTGAAATACATCAAACCCTAGATGGTGGTTTTATCATCGCAGGACGAACATCAACAGCAACCGGCGATGTAACCAGCGTAAATGGAGGAGGTGATTTTTGGATTGTGAAACTAAATCCTGATCCACTAAACACAATAAATTTCGAAAAAAGAAACTTGACAGTATATCCAAACCCTACTTCAAGCCATATTCAATTACAGTTACCAGAGGAGGTAGAAATTATTAAAATAAGCGTTACCGACGTTTTAGGAAAGAAAGTCTTAGAACAATTTGGAAATATGACAAATCTCAACATTGACAGTCTATCTTCGGGAACCTATATCATTCAAGTATTTTCAAGCGAAACAACATACCATTGTAAATTCATAAAAGAATAA
- a CDS encoding FMN-binding glutamate synthase family protein, translated as MRKVFILFAITSLSIIGLLTYINWKFSFLLLIFIPLILMGLYDMYQSIHTIRRNFPLLGRMRYLLESLGPEMRQYFIETDLEGKPFNRLQRNLVYERSKKAIDSQPFGTQLNVYDEGYEWINHSIRAISFSNVNENPRVRIGSTQCERPYEASLFNISAMSFGALSKNAILALNNGAKQGGFYHNTGEGGLSPYHLQGGDVVWNIGTGYFSCRTDDGKFSYDEYVKRATLSSVKMIEIKFSQGAKPGHGGILPKEKVTDEIANIRLVSKGHDIVSPPTHSAFTTPLELMDFIQLLRKGSGGKPIGMKICIGNKSEFLSICKAMVETQTYLDFITVDGGEGGTGAAPQEYSDHVGMPLREALAFVYDALNGFGIKDQIKIICSGKVITGFDIIKNLSIGADLCNSARGMMFALGCIQALECHANTCPTGVATQDEKLMKGLVPEEKSIRVARFQKETVKSAMDLMASAGIEHPDDVDRTVVSTRIDRTQVKTFYEIYPELDNGCLLNEGTVPLDFLYFWRNASAEKF; from the coding sequence ATGAGAAAAGTATTTATACTATTTGCTATAACATCGCTATCCATAATTGGTCTATTGACTTATATCAATTGGAAATTCAGTTTCTTATTATTGATATTTATCCCGCTTATTTTAATGGGATTATACGATATGTACCAATCCATTCATACCATTCGCCGTAACTTTCCGCTACTAGGAAGAATGCGTTATTTGTTAGAATCACTTGGACCTGAAATGCGTCAATATTTCATAGAAACAGATTTGGAAGGAAAACCATTCAACCGTTTACAACGAAATTTAGTATACGAACGTAGCAAAAAAGCTATCGATTCACAACCATTTGGAACCCAACTCAATGTTTATGACGAAGGCTACGAATGGATAAATCACAGCATTAGAGCCATTTCATTTTCAAATGTAAACGAAAATCCTCGTGTCAGAATTGGGTCAACTCAATGTGAAAGACCATATGAAGCGAGTTTGTTTAATATTAGTGCAATGAGTTTTGGAGCATTAAGTAAAAATGCCATTTTAGCCTTAAATAATGGTGCCAAACAAGGTGGTTTTTATCACAATACAGGTGAAGGTGGCTTGTCTCCTTATCATTTACAAGGTGGTGATGTCGTTTGGAACATAGGAACCGGATATTTCAGTTGTCGAACTGATGATGGCAAGTTCTCTTATGATGAATATGTAAAAAGAGCAACATTGAGCAGTGTCAAAATGATTGAAATCAAATTTTCACAAGGAGCCAAACCCGGTCATGGTGGAATTCTTCCCAAAGAAAAAGTTACCGATGAAATTGCCAATATCCGTCTAGTTTCAAAAGGTCACGACATTGTTTCTCCACCAACTCATTCCGCTTTCACTACTCCATTGGAATTAATGGATTTCATCCAATTATTGCGAAAAGGCTCAGGCGGAAAACCTATCGGAATGAAAATTTGTATCGGAAACAAATCAGAATTCCTATCTATTTGCAAAGCGATGGTTGAAACTCAAACCTATCTTGATTTCATTACAGTAGACGGTGGCGAAGGAGGAACTGGCGCGGCTCCACAAGAATATTCAGATCATGTTGGAATGCCTTTACGTGAAGCACTCGCTTTTGTTTACGATGCCTTAAATGGTTTCGGAATCAAAGATCAAATCAAAATTATCTGTAGCGGAAAAGTAATTACTGGTTTTGACATCATAAAAAATCTTTCGATTGGTGCCGATTTATGTAACTCTGCTCGCGGAATGATGTTCGCTTTAGGTTGCATACAAGCCCTAGAATGTCACGCCAATACTTGCCCAACGGGAGTAGCCACACAAGATGAAAAACTAATGAAAGGATTAGTTCCCGAAGAAAAAAGTATTCGAGTAGCCCGTTTCCAAAAAGAAACTGTGAAAAGCGCTATGGATTTAATGGCCTCAGCAGGAATAGAACATCCCGACGATGTAGACAGAACCGTGGTCAGCACGCGAATCGATAGAACGCAAGTAAAAACGTTCTACGAAATATATCCAGAATTAGACAATGGATGTTTGTTAAATGAAGGAACAGTTCCTTTGGATTTTTTGTACTTTTGGAGGAATGCCTCTGCAGAGAAATTTTAA
- a CDS encoding AMP-binding protein yields MKHYADNFSHEHLPGLDLQPDYIFTDLLQFQHPEMLNCVDKLLDHHIKEGRGNNPCIRTFETTWTYQDLFEKANQIAHVLVDELGLESGNRVLIRSSNNPMMVACWFAIIKAGGIVVATMPLLRAKELTTIIDCAEISHALCEKSLHDEMNLVKSNFLKRTCFYDELEIMMSSKPKTFTNYHSKSDAIALIGFTSGTTGLPKMTSHYHKDILNICEAFPNYSLQPTINDIFTGSPPLGFTFGLGGLVLFPLYFGASTFLIEKPTPDMLLQAIQEHKITICFTAPTAWRVITSKVKEFDVSSLRKCVSAGETLPLKVWQDWYDATGLKIIDGIGSTEMLHIFISSNEENMKPGATGVAITGYEAKIIDKNGNKVDTNEPGRLAVRGITGCKYLNRIDKQKEYVENGWNITGDIFRQEEDGYFWFVARGDDMIISSGYNIAAIEVESVLLTHEDILECAVVGLQDEERGMLVCAHIVLKEKHKATDNMKNHIQRWFKEVAAPYKYPRVIYFTEALPKTETGKIQRFKLKS; encoded by the coding sequence ATGAAACATTACGCTGACAATTTCTCCCACGAACATTTACCTGGTTTAGACTTGCAGCCGGATTATATTTTTACTGATTTACTTCAGTTCCAACATCCGGAAATGTTGAATTGTGTGGACAAATTATTAGACCATCATATCAAAGAGGGTCGAGGAAATAATCCTTGTATCCGAACTTTTGAAACTACTTGGACTTACCAGGATTTATTCGAAAAAGCCAATCAAATTGCGCATGTTTTAGTGGATGAATTAGGATTAGAATCGGGAAATCGTGTGTTGATTCGCTCCTCCAATAACCCAATGATGGTGGCGTGTTGGTTTGCGATTATAAAAGCGGGGGGAATTGTTGTTGCCACAATGCCATTGCTTCGTGCTAAAGAATTAACTACCATTATAGATTGTGCCGAAATCTCACATGCTTTATGTGAAAAGAGTTTACATGACGAAATGAATTTGGTCAAATCGAATTTTCTCAAGAGAACTTGTTTCTACGATGAGTTAGAAATAATGATGTCATCCAAACCTAAAACATTTACCAATTATCATTCAAAATCAGATGCAATAGCCCTTATCGGATTCACCTCAGGAACTACTGGTCTTCCCAAAATGACATCGCATTATCACAAAGATATTCTCAATATTTGCGAAGCGTTTCCAAACTATTCACTGCAACCCACCATCAACGATATTTTTACTGGTAGCCCGCCACTAGGATTCACCTTTGGTTTAGGCGGATTGGTTTTGTTCCCATTGTATTTTGGTGCATCAACATTTTTGATAGAAAAACCAACACCCGATATGCTGTTACAAGCTATTCAGGAACATAAAATAACCATTTGCTTCACAGCTCCCACAGCTTGGCGAGTCATCACTTCTAAAGTAAAGGAGTTTGATGTTTCCAGCTTACGCAAATGTGTTTCAGCTGGAGAAACCCTTCCGTTAAAAGTTTGGCAAGATTGGTATGATGCTACTGGATTGAAAATCATAGACGGAATTGGCTCTACTGAAATGCTGCATATTTTTATTTCCTCAAATGAAGAGAATATGAAACCTGGCGCGACTGGTGTTGCCATTACAGGTTACGAAGCCAAAATCATTGACAAAAACGGAAATAAAGTTGATACCAACGAACCCGGAAGATTAGCAGTTCGAGGCATCACAGGCTGTAAATATTTAAATAGAATCGATAAACAAAAAGAATACGTAGAAAATGGTTGGAATATCACCGGAGATATTTTCCGCCAAGAGGAAGACGGTTATTTTTGGTTTGTGGCTCGAGGCGATGATATGATTATATCTTCAGGGTATAACATTGCTGCCATTGAAGTGGAAAGTGTACTTCTGACGCACGAGGATATCTTAGAATGCGCCGTAGTGGGTTTGCAAGATGAAGAACGTGGTATGCTAGTTTGTGCCCACATTGTTTTAAAAGAAAAACACAAAGCTACCGACAACATGAAAAACCATATTCAACGCTGGTTCAAAGAAGTAGCAGCGCCTTATAAGTATCCAAGAGTAATTTATTTTACCGAAGCTTTACCCAAAACTGAAACTGGAAAAATCCAACGATTTAAATTAAAATCATGA
- a CDS encoding bifunctional salicylyl-CoA 5-hydroxylase/oxidoreductase (catalyzes the conversion of salicylyl-CoA to gentisyl-CoA) → MKITVIGGGPGGLYFSILTKKAMPDCQIDVYERNKPDDSFGFGVVFSDETLAEFLSRDLKSYELIRSNFAYWDDIIIARDGQTVNIAGNGFCGCSRKTLLQLLQQRCLEEGVNLHFEQNIDDFNQFKDSDIILASDGIGSAIRTKYETEFGTKIVLKKNRFVWLGSTKPLDAFTYFFRTTPHGLIVAHTYQYEPGMSTWIFECSDATWQKLGFEITNEEDTIAKISEIFKEELDGHPLISNKSHWRQFPHVTNEKWSHNNIVLLGDAKATAHYSIGSGTKLAMDSAIGLSDAVIANPNNVQAAFEQYDKTRRNTVEMIQYAALVSLDWFENMDRNSQHLFYQFAFGCMTRSKKVTYENLRLRDKSFTDKVLNEFNNNNSPAAFTKFKLRDLELPNRIVMSSMGQYSAENGLVNDWHLVHYGSRATGGVGLIIAEMTAVAETGRITLGCAGIYSEEQLVKWKSITDFIHKNTQTKIGIQLGHSGRKGASKRPWETEPLQNPWELISASPIAFNENFSTPKEMTLADMDLVTTQFVQATKNADEAGFDLIELQAHHGFLLASFLSPLTNIRTDEFGGSIENRLKFPLRVFTEMRNVFPKQKPMSVRISATDWADNGISEEDVLTIATAFKNAGADIINVSTGNTVANQNPQTGRMWQTPFSDLLRNTVHIPTITAGYIQDIDQINTIILNGRADLVALGRPLLADANFVRNAQAYEQFETNEIPNPYKAGSSHLYPLKGTERKQIEGMKKALKPKSNKK, encoded by the coding sequence ATGAAAATAACAGTAATTGGCGGTGGCCCTGGCGGATTATACTTTTCAATACTAACCAAAAAAGCAATGCCCGATTGCCAAATTGATGTCTACGAACGCAACAAACCTGATGACAGTTTCGGATTTGGTGTAGTGTTTTCAGATGAAACTTTGGCCGAATTTCTCTCCAGAGATTTAAAGTCCTATGAATTAATCAGAAGTAATTTTGCTTATTGGGATGATATAATTATTGCTCGTGACGGACAAACCGTAAACATCGCAGGAAACGGATTTTGTGGCTGTTCCCGAAAAACGCTTTTGCAATTACTGCAACAACGATGTCTCGAAGAAGGCGTAAATCTTCATTTTGAACAAAATATTGATGATTTTAATCAATTCAAAGATTCGGATATCATCTTAGCTTCTGACGGAATTGGAAGTGCCATCAGAACAAAATACGAAACCGAATTCGGAACCAAAATAGTCTTGAAAAAGAACCGCTTTGTTTGGTTAGGCTCAACAAAACCTTTGGACGCTTTTACTTATTTTTTCAGAACTACACCACACGGACTTATAGTCGCGCATACCTATCAATACGAACCTGGAATGAGTACTTGGATTTTCGAATGTAGCGATGCAACTTGGCAAAAACTTGGCTTTGAAATAACCAATGAAGAAGATACGATTGCCAAAATATCCGAAATTTTTAAAGAAGAATTAGATGGTCATCCTTTGATTTCAAACAAATCACATTGGCGTCAATTCCCACATGTGACTAACGAAAAATGGTCACATAATAACATCGTTCTTTTAGGTGATGCCAAAGCTACAGCCCACTACTCTATTGGTTCCGGAACCAAATTGGCTATGGATTCTGCGATCGGTTTATCAGACGCCGTAATTGCAAATCCAAACAATGTACAGGCGGCATTTGAACAATATGACAAAACACGAAGAAACACCGTTGAGATGATTCAATATGCGGCTTTAGTTTCGTTAGATTGGTTTGAAAATATGGATAGAAACAGCCAACATCTTTTTTATCAGTTTGCTTTTGGTTGCATGACAAGATCCAAAAAAGTTACCTACGAAAACCTTCGTTTACGCGATAAATCGTTTACCGATAAAGTGCTAAACGAATTCAATAATAATAATTCCCCAGCCGCATTTACCAAATTCAAATTACGAGATTTAGAATTGCCAAACCGAATCGTGATGTCCTCAATGGGACAATATTCCGCCGAAAACGGATTGGTTAACGATTGGCATTTGGTACATTATGGAAGCCGAGCCACTGGCGGTGTCGGATTGATTATTGCCGAAATGACCGCTGTTGCAGAAACAGGTCGCATCACTTTAGGTTGTGCTGGAATATATTCTGAAGAACAACTAGTTAAATGGAAATCGATTACCGATTTTATTCATAAAAATACGCAAACTAAAATCGGAATTCAGTTAGGACATTCAGGTCGAAAAGGCGCATCAAAAAGACCTTGGGAAACAGAACCATTACAAAATCCGTGGGAACTAATTTCAGCATCCCCAATAGCTTTTAATGAAAATTTCTCTACACCAAAAGAAATGACTCTAGCTGATATGGATTTGGTCACTACTCAATTTGTTCAGGCTACCAAAAATGCAGACGAAGCCGGATTTGACTTAATCGAATTGCAAGCGCATCACGGATTCCTATTAGCCTCTTTCCTATCGCCATTGACGAACATCAGAACAGATGAATTTGGCGGAAGCATTGAAAACCGATTGAAATTTCCTCTGAGGGTTTTTACAGAAATGCGAAATGTATTCCCAAAACAAAAACCAATGTCTGTCAGAATCTCAGCAACCGACTGGGCTGATAACGGAATTTCAGAAGAAGATGTTCTAACCATTGCAACCGCATTCAAAAATGCAGGAGCCGATATCATCAACGTTTCTACCGGAAATACTGTGGCGAATCAAAATCCCCAAACGGGAAGAATGTGGCAAACGCCGTTTTCAGACTTGCTTCGGAACACTGTTCATATTCCAACTATTACTGCAGGTTACATCCAAGACATAGACCAAATCAACACTATCATTTTAAACGGAAGAGCCGATTTAGTAGCTTTGGGAAGACCTTTATTAGCCGATGCTAACTTTGTTAGAAATGCTCAAGCTTACGAACAGTTTGAAACGAATGAGATTCCAAATCCCTACAAAGCGGGAAGTTCTCATTTGTATCCGTTGAAAGGAACTGAAAGAAAGCAAATAGAAGGCATGAAAAAGGCATTAAAACCAAAAAGCAATAAGAAATAA
- a CDS encoding flavin reductase family protein, producing MLLDPNELDYSAVYKLLTGAIIPRPIGWISTVNEEGINNLAPFSYFNAVGDDPPHVMFSTGISNNIHKDTLTNVLATKQFVVNMVTEELVEQMNITAKAVPYDVDEFELASVTPIPSQKVKPMRVKESPISFECELVHHYFLEDHKQGGACIVIGRIIMMHFDDAVLLDNYKINLENYKPVARLAGSNYAKIGELFSVKRN from the coding sequence ATGCTATTAGATCCTAACGAGCTTGATTACTCAGCTGTCTATAAACTACTCACTGGTGCTATCATTCCAAGACCTATCGGATGGATTTCAACTGTAAATGAAGAGGGAATCAACAACCTAGCTCCTTTTTCCTATTTCAATGCCGTTGGAGATGATCCACCTCATGTGATGTTTTCAACAGGAATTAGCAATAACATCCACAAAGACACCCTTACTAATGTCTTAGCTACCAAACAATTTGTAGTTAACATGGTTACTGAAGAATTGGTTGAACAAATGAATATCACGGCAAAAGCTGTTCCTTATGATGTTGATGAATTTGAATTAGCTTCGGTAACTCCAATTCCATCCCAAAAAGTAAAACCAATGCGCGTCAAAGAAAGTCCCATCTCTTTTGAGTGTGAATTAGTTCATCATTATTTTTTGGAAGACCACAAACAAGGTGGCGCCTGCATAGTAATTGGACGAATAATAATGATGCATTTTGATGATGCCGTTTTATTGGACAATTATAAAATCAATCTTGAAAACTACAAGCCTGTTGCAAGATTAGCAGGTTCCAATTATGCTAAAATAGGAGAACTTTTCTCTGTTAAAAGGAATTAA
- a CDS encoding NAD(P)/FAD-dependent oxidoreductase yields MKNFDVIIIGGGLAGLTAALDLLIKGYSVIIFEKNDFPKHKVCGEYISNEVLPYLKSLDLDIEKLQPKHIDKLTFTLSSGKAITTKLPLGGFGISRYTLDHYLYEEVKKRGGKVLREKVIDVFFRDNIFTITTQKSVHDCKIVLGAFGKRSNLDVKLNRKFISKPSNWLGVKAHYEVDFPDDLVGLYHFKGGYCGVSKVENNLVNICYLGNYDTFKKHKELQEYQEKVVSQNPNLKAIFDKATIQFDKPLTISQISFESKTAIENNMLMIGDTAGLIHPLCGNGMAMAIHSAKLACEAVIPFLENNLSRDEMEKGYEKKWNYNFRSRLRTGKWLGALLQKELLASFVMQLLFIFPSLLPMIIKKTHGKPI; encoded by the coding sequence ATGAAAAATTTTGATGTGATTATTATAGGTGGCGGTTTGGCTGGGTTAACAGCTGCGCTTGATCTTTTAATTAAAGGGTATTCCGTTATTATTTTTGAAAAAAATGACTTCCCTAAACATAAAGTTTGTGGGGAATACATTTCTAATGAAGTATTGCCATATTTAAAATCATTGGATTTAGATATTGAAAAACTACAACCCAAACACATTGATAAACTCACTTTTACATTAAGTTCAGGAAAAGCGATTACTACAAAGTTGCCTTTGGGTGGATTTGGGATTAGTCGGTATACTTTGGATCATTATTTATATGAAGAAGTAAAAAAACGAGGCGGTAAAGTTCTTCGAGAAAAAGTAATCGATGTATTTTTTAGAGACAACATTTTTACTATTACCACTCAGAAATCAGTGCATGATTGTAAAATTGTTTTGGGTGCTTTTGGTAAACGTTCTAATCTAGATGTCAAACTAAATCGTAAATTCATTTCAAAACCATCAAATTGGCTGGGTGTAAAAGCCCATTATGAGGTTGATTTTCCAGATGATTTGGTTGGATTATATCATTTTAAAGGAGGTTATTGTGGTGTTTCTAAAGTTGAAAATAATTTAGTTAATATTTGTTATTTGGGTAATTACGATACCTTTAAAAAACACAAAGAACTTCAAGAATACCAAGAAAAAGTGGTTAGCCAAAACCCAAATTTGAAAGCTATTTTTGATAAAGCAACTATTCAATTTGATAAACCGCTAACGATTAGTCAGATTTCTTTTGAATCGAAAACCGCTATTGAAAATAACATGCTGATGATTGGTGATACTGCAGGTTTGATTCATCCCTTATGTGGCAATGGAATGGCGATGGCAATACACAGTGCTAAATTAGCTTGTGAGGCTGTAATTCCTTTTTTAGAAAATAATTTATCAAGGGATGAAATGGAAAAAGGATATGAAAAAAAATGGAATTATAATTTCAGGTCTCGATTGAGAACGGGAAAATGGCTTGGGGCTTTATTGCAGAAAGAACTATTAGCTTCGTTTGTTATGCAGCTGCTTTTTATTTTTCCGAGTTTGTTACCAATGATTATTAAAAAAACCCACGGAAAACCGATATGA